The sequence TGCTGCGATGGCGCTTACAAAAAACAAGAGCAAAACCACTATAAATTTAACCGCTATAAAGGTGTCAAATTCTTTTAAACTTACAAGCTCATTATTTATAAATGAAAGAGTCCAGACACCAAGCCCGCTAAATACAAGTGTTAATAACACTATTTTAGAAATTTGATATATGTTTTTTTTGATTAAATTTGCAAGCATTACATCGCAGCTCATGGCTGAATGATATTTGGCTCATACTTTTGTTCAGTATTTTCGCTCATTATGCGAAGCACCTTGCTTCGTTTTATCTTCGCGTCATCTTTAAATATCGCACGAACTTTGTCCATACCAGCGTAAAAATCACGCATAAGCACGATGCAAATATATTTGCCAAAAAATGTCGGCTTAATAATACCATTTTCTTCATATATTGCATTTACAAGCTTAAGCAAGCTAAGCTCCATAAATAAGGCTTTGTTAATGTTTGTGCTATTTTCATCGTTATATCTTTTAATATCAACTCCGCCATCAAAAAGCCTTGTTAAAAACGTGTATTTAAGTCGCTCTTTCTTGCTAAAACCACATTTTGCGATGACTGGGCTTTGCCTATTTTTTATCCTTTTGCCGTATTCAAGTAGATTAAACGCATTTATTACAAGCTCACCGTTAAGAAAGCTAAATGCTCCGCTACCAACGCCAAGATACTCTAAATTTGAGCCAACATATTCGTCGCGAAGGTCAGCACTTTTTTCGTTTGAAAACGCCCAAGCATTGCTCTGCTTGTATCCGCCCTTAGCAAATTCACTCACGATGATCTCGTAAAATTCACGCTCGTTATCTACGTTTGAAACGCCAAGCGAGCGAGCTATATTCTCTCTTGTTAGCTCTGATTTCATAAGTGGATAGAAGGTGATCTGCTGCGGAGAGATCGATTTTGCAGTATTTATGTCGTTTATAAGCTGCTCTTTTGTTTGATTTGGGAGGTTAAAGATGAGATCCAGGCTAATGACTGGGATCTTACCAAGA comes from Campylobacter concisus and encodes:
- a CDS encoding coproporphyrinogen III oxidase family protein, encoding MIFKNIVENFAVNYAHNSIQRSLYNEFNIDILTTTYTKTPKKDKKYMLYAHVPFCHTFCPYCSFHKYHYEQELAKVYFENLREEMRQVKEAGFDFDSLYVGGGTTLINEPELEKTLKLAKELFSIEEISAESDPNHISPESLSRFDGLIDRLSVGVQSFDDETLKRVGRYEKFGSAKEIKRKLELALGKIPVISLDLIFNLPNQTKEQLINDINTAKSISPQQITFYPLMKSELTRENIARSLGVSNVDNEREFYEIIVSEFAKGGYKQSNAWAFSNEKSADLRDEYVGSNLEYLGVGSGAFSFLNGELVINAFNLLEYGKRIKNRQSPVIAKCGFSKKERLKYTFLTRLFDGGVDIKRYNDENSTNINKALFMELSLLKLVNAIYEENGIIKPTFFGKYICIVLMRDFYAGMDKVRAIFKDDAKIKRSKVLRIMSENTEQKYEPNIIQP